Proteins encoded together in one Prevotella scopos JCM 17725 window:
- a CDS encoding DUF4840 domain-containing protein yields MKRKINTTVVVACALVIALFTANCSKDNDMTDAEKNAIQALNNIVGNYKGNLAATYGTTTTNWQGINWTVDKNSTITVNNFPYQLLADGVSKKSASSLYTTLVNEKQRPLKLYITTVQPQDNKVFFNLSSNFKFDITTANETYELTGAVSFNNKQFNSSYTMNNSEMQMQFTIYKLVKIKKAHATAIIQEDFDTPVSFYLEGYKM; encoded by the coding sequence ATGAAAAGAAAAATAAATACCACTGTAGTTGTAGCCTGCGCACTTGTAATAGCATTGTTTACTGCAAATTGCTCAAAAGACAACGACATGACAGATGCTGAGAAAAATGCTATACAGGCGCTCAACAACATTGTTGGAAACTATAAAGGTAACTTGGCTGCTACTTATGGGACAACAACAACAAACTGGCAGGGAATCAATTGGACTGTAGATAAGAACTCTACCATTACAGTCAACAACTTCCCATACCAATTGTTGGCAGATGGAGTGTCAAAGAAGTCTGCATCTTCGCTATATACTACCCTCGTTAACGAGAAGCAAAGACCGCTGAAATTGTATATTACGACAGTACAACCACAAGACAATAAGGTGTTTTTCAACTTATCATCTAACTTCAAGTTTGATATTACAACAGCCAACGAAACTTATGAATTAACAGGTGCCGTTTCCTTTAACAATAAGCAGTTTAACAGTAGTTATACAATGAACAACTCTGAAATGCAAATGCAATTCACTATATATAAACTGGTGAAAATAAAAAAGGCACATGCAACTGCAATTATACAAGAGGATTTTGATACACCTGTTAGCTTCTATCTGGAAGGATATAAGATGTAA
- a CDS encoding BT_3928 family protein — MNKIKSILVNLSRILLALTFIFSGFVKAIDPLGSQYKIAEYLEAVQLSAYIPDWAQLILSVGLSAIEFTLGVMLLLAIRRRLASKISLIMMVVMTLVTLWLTVSNPIQDCGCFGDAVHLTNTQTFIKNLILLTAAIILACWPLYQIRFVSKTNQWIAFYFTIVFIVTASTLSLYHLPIFDFRPYYIGQNIKKGMEIPKGAKLTTYKTTFICEKNGVTKEFTENDYPYNDSTWVFKDTHQEILEKGYEPPIHDFSITDEKTGDDLTDSILTKDGYTFLLVAPVLERADDGNFGEIDAIYEYAKENGYGFYGLTASTDKAVKHWRDITGAEYPFYTMDGTTLKTIIRSNPGLVLLYKGTIINKWSHNDLPKQAELNAPLSLIEVGREPENETWTKIVLILICYIFPLALLIVADRIWAWTRWVRKREEWLRQKEQWLIQKEQSNKLYQLLKRKRQMRKKIVAGNWKMNETLQEGVALAKEINDSLKAEKPNCDVVICTPFIHLASVAQVLNAEGVVLGAENCADKEKGAYTGEVSAAMVKSTGAQYVILGHSERRQYYGETAEILKEKVQLALANGLKVIFCCGETLEEREAEKQNEVVKAELEGSVFHLSAEEWKNIVLAYEPIWAIGTGKTATSDQAQEMLAYIRSIVAEKYGKEAAEDTTILYGGSCNASNAAELFSKSDIDGGLIGGASLKAADFKAIIDAWKK, encoded by the coding sequence ATGAATAAAATAAAGTCTATACTGGTAAACCTCAGCCGTATCCTACTTGCTTTGACATTCATCTTTTCGGGCTTTGTCAAAGCGATTGACCCTTTAGGTTCGCAATATAAGATTGCAGAATACTTAGAGGCGGTGCAGTTGTCGGCATATATTCCAGACTGGGCACAATTAATTTTATCTGTCGGACTATCAGCAATAGAGTTCACCTTGGGTGTGATGCTCTTGCTTGCTATTCGTCGCCGACTCGCCAGCAAGATATCTCTTATCATGATGGTAGTGATGACGCTTGTGACCCTTTGGCTTACTGTAAGCAATCCAATACAGGATTGTGGTTGCTTTGGTGATGCCGTTCATCTCACAAATACGCAGACATTCATCAAGAATCTAATCCTCTTGACAGCAGCCATCATCCTTGCATGCTGGCCACTTTATCAAATACGCTTTGTATCAAAAACAAATCAGTGGATAGCTTTTTATTTCACGATTGTCTTTATTGTCACAGCCTCCACACTGAGTCTTTATCATCTGCCTATCTTTGATTTCCGTCCTTATTACATCGGACAGAATATCAAAAAGGGAATGGAAATACCCAAAGGGGCAAAGCTAACGACTTATAAGACGACCTTCATCTGTGAGAAGAATGGCGTAACAAAAGAATTCACAGAGAATGATTACCCTTACAATGATTCTACATGGGTATTCAAAGATACACACCAAGAGATACTTGAAAAGGGTTATGAGCCTCCTATCCACGACTTCTCAATTACAGATGAAAAGACAGGAGACGACCTTACCGATAGCATACTAACCAAAGATGGCTATACCTTCCTACTTGTTGCACCTGTATTGGAACGTGCCGATGATGGTAATTTTGGTGAGATTGATGCTATCTATGAATATGCGAAAGAGAATGGATATGGTTTCTACGGACTTACAGCAAGTACGGATAAAGCCGTTAAACACTGGCGTGATATTACCGGAGCCGAATATCCATTCTATACAATGGATGGCACAACCCTAAAGACCATTATTCGAAGTAACCCAGGTTTGGTACTGCTTTATAAAGGTACTATCATTAATAAGTGGAGTCATAACGACCTGCCGAAACAAGCAGAACTGAACGCACCATTGTCGCTTATAGAGGTAGGACGTGAACCAGAGAATGAGACATGGACAAAAATTGTATTGATTCTTATTTGTTATATCTTCCCACTGGCACTCCTTATCGTAGCCGATCGTATTTGGGCATGGACACGATGGGTAAGAAAACGTGAGGAATGGTTGAGACAAAAGGAGCAATGGTTAATACAAAAAGAACAATCAAATAAATTATATCAACTTTTAAAACGTAAAAGACAAATGAGAAAGAAAATTGTAGCAGGTAACTGGAAGATGAACGAGACCCTGCAGGAAGGTGTTGCTTTGGCAAAAGAAATCAACGACTCATTGAAGGCAGAGAAGCCAAACTGTGATGTTGTTATCTGTACTCCATTCATTCACCTTGCAAGTGTTGCACAGGTGTTGAACGCTGAAGGCGTTGTACTTGGTGCTGAGAACTGTGCTGACAAGGAGAAAGGTGCTTACACGGGTGAGGTTTCAGCCGCTATGGTAAAGAGCACTGGTGCACAGTATGTTATCCTTGGTCACTCTGAGCGTCGCCAGTACTATGGTGAAACTGCAGAGATCTTGAAGGAGAAGGTACAGTTGGCATTGGCTAACGGTTTGAAGGTTATCTTCTGCTGCGGTGAGACTCTTGAGGAGCGTGAGGCTGAGAAGCAGAACGAGGTAGTAAAGGCTGAGCTCGAGGGTTCTGTATTCCACCTTTCTGCTGAGGAGTGGAAGAACATCGTTTTGGCTTACGAACCAATCTGGGCTATCGGTACTGGTAAGACAGCTACATCTGATCAGGCTCAGGAAATGTTGGCTTACATCCGCTCTATCGTTGCTGAGAAGTATGGTAAAGAGGCTGCAGAGGACACAACAATCCTCTATGGTGGTAGCTGTAACGCAAGCAACGCTGCAGAGTTGTTCAGCAAGTCTGACATCGACGGTGGCTTGATTGGTGGTGCTTCATTGAAGGCTGCTGACTTCAAGGCTATCATCGACGCTTGGAAGAAGTAA
- the folE gene encoding GTP cyclohydrolase I FolE, protein MTPEIPFREGLDELASHYKQVLTLLGEDPEREGLQKTPMRVAKAMQVLTRGYTQDPHKVLTDALFEEKYNQMVIVKDIDFFSMCEHHILPFYGKVHVAYIPNGYITGLSKIARVVDIFSHRLQVQERLTEQVMQCINDTLKPQGVMVVIEAKHMCMQMRGVEKQNSITTTSAYSGVFESSKTRNEFMDLLRGETKRI, encoded by the coding sequence ATGACGCCAGAAATACCATTCCGTGAAGGATTAGACGAACTTGCATCACACTACAAACAGGTGCTTACACTCTTAGGAGAAGACCCTGAAAGAGAAGGTTTGCAGAAAACACCTATGCGTGTTGCAAAGGCTATGCAGGTACTTACACGTGGTTATACACAAGACCCACATAAGGTATTGACAGATGCTTTGTTTGAAGAGAAGTACAACCAGATGGTTATTGTGAAAGATATTGACTTCTTCTCCATGTGTGAACACCACATTCTTCCGTTCTATGGTAAGGTTCATGTAGCCTATATCCCAAACGGATATATAACAGGATTGAGCAAGATTGCACGTGTTGTGGATATCTTCTCACATCGTCTGCAGGTACAAGAACGCTTAACAGAGCAGGTAATGCAGTGCATCAATGACACACTGAAGCCACAAGGAGTAATGGTTGTCATCGAAGCAAAGCACATGTGTATGCAAATGCGTGGTGTGGAAAAGCAGAATTCTATCACCACAACAAGTGCTTATAGCGGTGTATTTGAATCAAGTAAGACCCGCAATGAGTTCATGGACTTGCTGCGTGGAGAGACTAAGAGAATCTAA
- a CDS encoding MBOAT family O-acyltransferase, translated as MANITQLTTALFEFLSSPDKDWSLCTFPFMASFLLFFAIYIGLNCYRQTWTKVYVIAFSLFFAFKANGTLMWLLPIITISSWYLTRFMMRLKRGKIRKIGLAIVILTELLPLLYYKYTNFTLEIFHELLRTNFSPEKMLLPVGISFFTFQAISYTVDIYNKRYPKTAELIDYTFYLTFFPLLIAGPITRAEVLLPQVQTQKNNVNESLVYKGLWLIICGLIKKALIADYIAQYNNIVFDAPASQSGFGNLMGVLGFSVQIYFDFSGYSDLAIGVAALMGYELKDNFRFPYQSLNLTEFWHRWHIALSTWFRDYLYIPLGGNRKGELRTYLNSFLAMIVAGLWHGASWMFIVWGVLHGIGLVIHKFCRNNGLDKIPDNKYTKGISWFITFGYVSLAWIFFRAADMTTATTLIDNILHTISLADAYTFLMEYPLWLAVVMISLELHSIRETDYNWLKSKFIHSSWLVKLCIFAVIMQLVINLSHHSIQPFIYTQF; from the coding sequence ATGGCAAATATAACACAGTTAACGACCGCCTTATTCGAATTCTTGTCTTCACCGGACAAGGACTGGTCATTGTGTACCTTTCCATTTATGGCATCCTTCCTTCTTTTCTTTGCTATCTACATCGGATTGAACTGCTATCGTCAGACGTGGACAAAGGTTTACGTCATTGCTTTCAGTCTTTTCTTTGCTTTTAAAGCGAATGGTACACTGATGTGGCTATTGCCAATTATTACCATTAGTTCGTGGTATCTCACCCGCTTTATGATGCGATTGAAGCGTGGAAAGATACGGAAGATAGGACTGGCGATTGTCATTCTAACAGAGTTACTACCCCTACTCTACTACAAATACACCAACTTCACACTTGAGATATTCCACGAGCTGCTACGCACCAACTTCTCACCAGAGAAGATGTTACTGCCTGTTGGCATCTCTTTCTTTACTTTCCAAGCTATCAGCTATACGGTAGATATCTATAATAAACGTTATCCCAAGACTGCAGAACTGATAGATTACACTTTCTATCTTACCTTCTTCCCACTCCTCATCGCTGGCCCAATCACTCGTGCTGAGGTCTTGCTTCCACAAGTTCAGACGCAAAAAAATAATGTCAATGAGAGCCTTGTGTATAAAGGTTTATGGCTGATTATCTGCGGACTGATAAAGAAGGCACTCATCGCCGACTATATTGCACAATACAATAACATCGTTTTTGATGCACCTGCAAGCCAAAGTGGCTTTGGTAATTTGATGGGCGTATTGGGCTTTTCAGTTCAAATCTATTTCGATTTTTCGGGTTACAGCGACCTTGCTATTGGTGTTGCCGCCCTGATGGGATATGAGCTAAAAGACAATTTCAGATTCCCTTATCAGAGTCTGAACCTCACAGAGTTTTGGCATCGTTGGCATATAGCTCTCTCCACATGGTTCCGTGACTATCTTTATATCCCATTGGGAGGAAACAGAAAAGGCGAACTTCGCACCTATCTCAATAGTTTCTTAGCAATGATAGTGGCAGGTCTGTGGCATGGTGCATCATGGATGTTCATCGTATGGGGTGTACTTCATGGTATCGGACTGGTCATTCATAAGTTTTGCCGAAACAATGGATTGGATAAGATACCAGACAATAAATATACAAAAGGTATCAGCTGGTTTATTACGTTTGGCTATGTTTCCCTTGCATGGATATTCTTCCGTGCAGCGGATATGACAACTGCTACAACGTTAATAGACAACATCCTACATACTATCAGCCTCGCAGATGCCTACACCTTCCTAATGGAATACCCACTATGGCTTGCCGTTGTGATGATAAGTTTAGAACTTCATAGTATTCGAGAGACTGACTATAACTGGCTGAAAAGTAAGTTTATCCATTCTTCATGGCTTGTTAAGCTATGTATCTTTGCTGTTATTATGCAGTTAGTTATTAATCTTAGTCATCATAGTATCCAACCTTTTATTTACACACAATTCTAA
- a CDS encoding nucleobase:cation symporter-2 family protein codes for MEKSKELIYGLNDRPPIRETIFAALQHLLAIFVAIITPPLIISSALKFDLDTTGFLVSMSLFVSGLATFIQCRKFGPIGAGLLCIQGTSFSFISPIIGAGMLGMIDGKMNVEMGLSYIFGACLVASVVEMVVSRLLPYTRKIITPLVSGIVVSLIGMCLIKAGINSCGGGQAAVDAGTFGSMQNLGLALLVLVSIIFFNRSNNRFLRMGSIVLGLLIGCVAAYSLHMIDFSSLKGSGSLNIPVPFKYGLNFDLGTIIGIGLIYLVTAVEAFGDITANSLISGEPVEGPVFLKRAQGGVLADGFNSFLAAVFNSFPNSIFAQNNGMIQLTGVASRYVGYFIAGALVLLGLFPVVGKVFSLIPDPVLGGATLLMFGTVAAAGIRIIASTEITRKAVLVMAISFAMGLSVELVPGILDKMPDIIKNIFSSGITTGGLTAILANAFIRIKE; via the coding sequence ATGGAAAAGTCGAAGGAACTTATCTATGGTCTGAATGATCGTCCACCAATTCGTGAAACAATTTTTGCTGCTCTGCAGCATTTGTTGGCAATCTTTGTAGCCATTATCACACCGCCACTTATCATCAGTTCGGCATTGAAGTTTGATTTGGATACGACTGGATTCCTTGTATCTATGTCTCTTTTCGTTTCAGGATTAGCAACTTTTATTCAGTGTCGTAAGTTTGGTCCGATTGGTGCTGGTCTGCTTTGTATTCAAGGAACATCTTTCTCGTTCATCAGTCCAATTATTGGTGCTGGTATGCTTGGTATGATTGATGGTAAGATGAACGTAGAGATGGGACTCAGCTACATCTTCGGTGCGTGTTTAGTTGCATCTGTTGTAGAGATGGTTGTTAGCCGCCTACTACCTTACACGCGTAAGATTATCACACCGCTCGTGTCTGGTATCGTTGTTTCTCTCATCGGTATGTGTCTTATCAAGGCTGGTATCAACTCTTGTGGTGGTGGTCAGGCTGCCGTTGATGCTGGTACATTTGGTTCTATGCAGAACCTAGGACTTGCTTTACTCGTATTGGTTAGCATTATTTTCTTCAACCGTTCAAACAACCGCTTCCTACGTATGGGTTCCATTGTGTTGGGACTATTGATAGGTTGTGTAGCAGCTTATTCTCTCCATATGATTGACTTTTCAAGTCTCAAAGGTAGTGGTAGCCTTAATATTCCAGTTCCTTTCAAATATGGTTTGAACTTTGATTTGGGTACAATCATCGGTATCGGACTCATCTATCTCGTAACAGCTGTTGAGGCTTTTGGTGATATTACAGCCAATTCGCTCATCTCTGGTGAGCCAGTTGAAGGTCCTGTCTTCTTGAAGAGAGCGCAAGGCGGTGTCCTTGCTGATGGTTTCAACTCTTTCTTAGCTGCAGTTTTCAATAGTTTTCCAAATTCCATTTTTGCTCAGAACAACGGAATGATACAGCTTACGGGTGTTGCCAGCCGTTATGTTGGTTATTTCATTGCAGGTGCTTTGGTTCTTTTAGGATTGTTCCCAGTAGTAGGTAAGGTGTTCTCACTTATCCCTGACCCTGTATTGGGTGGTGCAACATTGTTGATGTTCGGTACTGTTGCTGCTGCAGGTATTCGTATCATTGCCTCTACAGAAATTACGCGTAAGGCAGTATTGGTGATGGCTATCAGTTTTGCAATGGGCTTGAGTGTAGAGTTGGTACCTGGTATTCTTGATAAGATGCCTGATATCATCAAGAACATTTTCTCAAGTGGTATCACTACAGGTGGTCTTACAGCAATACTTGCTAATGCTTTCATCCGTATTAAAGAGTAA
- a CDS encoding exodeoxyribonuclease III → MKFISWNVNGLRACVGKEFEQQFKDLDADFFCLQETKMQAGQLDISFPGYESYWNYADKKGYSGTAIYTKHKPLSVTYGIDIDEHDHEGRVITLEMEDFYLVTVYTPNSQDGLRRLEYRMKWEDDFQAYLHKLDEKKPVIVCGDMNVAHQEIDLKNPKTNHKNAGFTDEEREKMTQLLNNGFIDTFRTLYPEQVTYSWWSYRFRAREKNTGWRIDYFLISERLKDRLEDAKIHTEIMGSDHCPVEIILK, encoded by the coding sequence ATGAAGTTTATTTCATGGAATGTAAACGGGCTTCGCGCCTGTGTAGGAAAGGAATTTGAACAGCAATTCAAGGACTTAGATGCTGATTTCTTCTGCCTACAAGAGACAAAGATGCAAGCAGGACAGCTCGATATCAGTTTTCCTGGATATGAGTCTTATTGGAATTACGCAGACAAGAAGGGCTATTCTGGTACGGCAATATACACAAAGCATAAGCCATTGAGCGTGACTTATGGTATTGATATTGATGAGCACGACCATGAGGGACGTGTAATTACACTCGAGATGGAAGACTTCTACCTCGTAACTGTTTATACACCGAACTCACAGGATGGGCTTCGTCGATTAGAGTATCGTATGAAGTGGGAAGATGACTTCCAAGCCTATCTCCACAAACTCGATGAGAAAAAGCCTGTTATCGTATGTGGTGATATGAATGTTGCCCATCAGGAGATAGACCTCAAGAACCCAAAGACAAACCACAAGAATGCTGGCTTCACTGATGAAGAGCGTGAGAAGATGACCCAATTACTAAACAATGGCTTCATCGACACCTTCCGTACCCTTTATCCAGAGCAGGTTACTTATTCTTGGTGGTCATATCGTTTCCGTGCAAGAGAGAAGAATACGGGGTGGCGTATCGACTATTTCCTCATCTCAGAACGTCTCAAAGACCGCCTCGAAGATGCTAAGATTCATACAGAGATTATGGGAAGCGACCACTGTCCTGTGGAAATTATCTTGAAATAA
- a CDS encoding SGNH/GDSL hydrolase family protein, whose amino-acid sequence MHAQIKTLLLMAAVMAAIIVYAVIPTEITMGSYTIRKITLVNLSRPLIEKTKQTKHTAKKVHRNQTILFIGDSMVEGLSRRLGDYAGENGHKLYTVIWYSSSTERWGTTQTLEHFIAEYKPTYILICLGSNELFINDLANRTQYVQQLVKKIGNIPFVWISPSNWNGDTGINDVIKETVGKGHFFDSRNLKLKRGSDHYHPTWAAAAYWMDTAAKFIRSKECANPLQLNKPKAHHKATNTKLLQPSFEGY is encoded by the coding sequence ATGCACGCCCAGATAAAGACACTACTCTTGATGGCTGCTGTCATGGCAGCCATTATTGTCTATGCTGTTATCCCAACCGAGATAACAATGGGCAGCTATACTATCCGCAAGATAACGCTTGTCAACCTAAGCCGACCGCTTATTGAGAAAACAAAACAAACAAAGCATACCGCTAAAAAGGTACATCGTAACCAAACAATCCTTTTCATTGGAGACTCAATGGTGGAAGGGCTTTCACGTAGGTTGGGTGATTATGCAGGCGAAAACGGACACAAACTATATACCGTTATCTGGTATAGTTCTTCTACTGAGCGTTGGGGAACCACCCAAACCTTAGAACACTTCATTGCTGAATATAAGCCAACATACATACTCATCTGCCTTGGCAGTAATGAGCTATTTATCAACGACCTTGCCAATCGTACGCAATATGTACAACAATTAGTAAAGAAAATAGGTAATATTCCTTTCGTATGGATAAGTCCTTCTAATTGGAATGGCGATACAGGTATCAATGATGTCATTAAGGAGACTGTTGGTAAAGGACACTTCTTTGATAGTCGAAACCTCAAACTCAAACGTGGTAGCGACCACTATCATCCAACATGGGCTGCAGCAGCTTACTGGATGGACACTGCAGCTAAGTTTATAAGGAGTAAAGAGTGTGCTAATCCACTACAACTCAACAAGCCAAAAGCCCATCACAAGGCCACCAATACAAAGCTTTTGCAACCTTCTTTTGAAGGCTATTAA
- a CDS encoding DUF4251 domain-containing protein — protein MKRLVLFLFVAILMVGCATTYYDSEGNPVPKEKMEQLRTAAVKAHLAEHRYRVFVDRMYPMRGPAVYLQNDWGLEVSGDSVGLFLPYFGRVYQIPYGRGGGLTFVEPLTSYKEEPMKDGCRIFMTTRNDFESYQIVLEVFNNATVSLVVNPSEKETISFSGVMELNDVFTPKGQKASKRHQTTFMKL, from the coding sequence ATGAAACGTTTAGTTTTATTCCTTTTTGTAGCCATTCTAATGGTAGGTTGTGCTACAACTTATTATGACTCTGAGGGTAATCCTGTACCAAAAGAGAAGATGGAACAGTTACGCACGGCTGCTGTGAAAGCTCATTTGGCAGAGCATCGTTATCGTGTGTTTGTTGATCGTATGTACCCGATGCGTGGTCCAGCTGTCTATTTACAGAATGATTGGGGCTTAGAAGTGAGTGGTGATTCCGTTGGACTTTTCCTTCCTTATTTTGGTAGAGTTTATCAAATTCCTTACGGACGTGGAGGTGGTTTAACGTTTGTTGAACCTCTAACAAGTTATAAGGAAGAACCAATGAAGGATGGTTGCCGTATCTTTATGACGACACGCAACGACTTTGAGAGCTATCAGATAGTTCTTGAAGTATTTAATAATGCTACTGTTTCATTAGTGGTTAATCCCAGTGAAAAGGAGACGATTAGCTTTTCAGGTGTGATGGAGCTTAATGATGTTTTTACACCAAAGGGTCAAAAAGCAAGTAAGAGACACCAGACAACATTCATGAAATTATGA
- a CDS encoding energy transducer TonB has product MINRLNTLFLLLFVSLMAFGQSAGTIASKDAMLYESSRHLYEKGDTLTIISKDFEWPKGLDGSLLSELQHYLTSFFFNQSSESYDTGWKQFESSLGKEVRTIKDDADAERRFYDMGLRCLWLEPGRYISFLARLEERNATSVITAKHSYFTFDLINKKVLTQNDVFNQTRMWQDPNVRYQFYELLDYTANTHTEDSINWDLLPNQFALIGQNIRFDLGVDNGGGVYSEVSNDMVDVLFSKSFKKWQKQSLSYAGTKKLPNEAVYVSLSPDSVFPEILPQFDGNLVAAFGQNFSDTGLNPATTPVGRIYASFIVDTDGSLKDIVFLTVNNIELNRSVAAALQLLRGWKPAMHNGKAVAYRYNFPLILHFQ; this is encoded by the coding sequence ATGATTAACCGACTTAATACTTTGTTCCTGTTACTGTTTGTAAGTCTTATGGCATTCGGACAGTCGGCAGGAACAATTGCATCTAAGGATGCTATGCTTTATGAGTCGTCTCGACATCTGTATGAGAAGGGGGATACGTTGACGATTATCTCAAAGGATTTTGAATGGCCAAAAGGCTTGGATGGCTCTCTCCTATCAGAACTACAGCATTATCTTACAAGCTTTTTCTTTAACCAGTCTTCCGAAAGTTATGATACTGGTTGGAAGCAGTTTGAGTCTTCGTTAGGTAAAGAAGTGCGAACTATAAAGGATGATGCGGATGCTGAAAGGCGTTTTTATGATATGGGGTTACGATGTCTTTGGTTGGAGCCGGGAAGATACATTTCTTTTCTTGCCCGCTTGGAGGAGCGTAATGCAACAAGTGTCATTACCGCAAAGCATTCTTATTTTACCTTTGACCTTATTAATAAGAAAGTCTTAACGCAGAATGATGTGTTTAATCAGACACGTATGTGGCAGGATCCTAACGTTCGCTATCAGTTCTATGAACTGTTAGATTATACGGCAAATACGCATACTGAGGACTCTATAAATTGGGACCTTCTGCCCAATCAGTTTGCACTGATAGGACAGAATATACGTTTCGACCTTGGTGTTGATAACGGTGGAGGAGTTTATTCAGAAGTAAGTAATGACATGGTAGATGTCCTTTTCTCTAAGAGCTTTAAGAAGTGGCAGAAACAGTCATTATCTTATGCAGGCACTAAGAAACTTCCTAATGAGGCTGTATATGTCTCCTTATCACCTGATTCTGTCTTCCCAGAAATATTGCCACAGTTTGATGGAAATTTAGTTGCGGCTTTTGGGCAGAATTTTTCCGATACAGGACTTAACCCGGCAACAACTCCTGTGGGGAGAATTTACGCCTCTTTTATTGTTGATACGGATGGTTCTTTGAAAGATATAGTCTTTCTAACGGTAAATAATATTGAGTTGAACCGCAGTGTTGCTGCTGCACTTCAATTATTAAGAGGTTGGAAACCTGCAATGCATAACGGTAAAGCTGTAGCTTATAGATATAACTTTCCCCTCATTTTACACTTCCAATAA
- a CDS encoding SPOR domain-containing protein, with amino-acid sequence MKRLLTTIIFMLTAVVAVNAQGSVMVSQSAEIDALVNGKKAQKKNNKNQKKVESQNESARPAIKTPDTRQLTVPKLNEHKPEIARPDNSTLQPVRTKIVKRLVRRPHVPSWDEVEDTRIVTKRIKKGTQKVRGFRVQVYSGGNTRIAHQQADKAGQKAKQLFPDQPVYIHFYPPRWMCLVGNFTNYNAAKKIMRTLRKEGYPHANVIRMMVSIKTTQPVDF; translated from the coding sequence ATGAAAAGACTCCTTACAACCATTATTTTTATGCTTACGGCTGTTGTAGCTGTTAACGCCCAAGGATCGGTAATGGTATCCCAGAGTGCCGAAATTGACGCATTGGTAAATGGCAAGAAAGCACAAAAGAAGAATAATAAAAACCAAAAGAAAGTAGAGAGTCAAAACGAGAGCGCACGTCCAGCTATCAAGACGCCAGACACGAGACAGCTAACTGTTCCAAAGCTAAACGAGCATAAGCCAGAAATAGCACGCCCAGACAACAGCACCTTACAACCTGTCAGAACAAAGATTGTAAAACGTTTAGTCAGAAGACCGCACGTCCCTTCATGGGATGAGGTTGAAGACACGCGGATTGTGACCAAACGTATCAAGAAAGGTACACAGAAAGTAAGAGGCTTCCGTGTACAAGTTTATAGCGGTGGTAATACTCGTATTGCTCACCAACAAGCAGACAAGGCGGGTCAAAAAGCGAAGCAACTCTTCCCTGATCAACCTGTTTATATACACTTTTACCCACCACGTTGGATGTGTCTTGTAGGTAATTTTACCAACTACAATGCAGCAAAGAAGATTATGCGAACACTCCGAAAGGAAGGCTATCCACATGCTAACGTCATCCGAATGATGGTGAGCATTAAGACAACACAACCTGTAGATTTCTAA
- the xpt gene encoding xanthine phosphoribosyltransferase — MKALRDRILKDGKCFPDGILKVDKFINHQMDPNLMKQICVEFIRRYASTEINKIITIEASGIAPAIMMGFLLDLPVVFAKKKKPSTMGDMLSTSVFSFTKQREYNVVISKEYLGKGDKVLFVDDFLAYGNAAKGIIDLCKKAGAELVGMGFIIEKAFQHGRDAIEAAGVRCESLAIIESLDNCEIKMREK, encoded by the coding sequence ATGAAAGCATTACGTGACCGTATCCTAAAGGATGGAAAGTGCTTCCCAGACGGAATCTTGAAGGTTGATAAGTTTATTAATCACCAGATGGATCCTAATCTGATGAAGCAGATTTGTGTGGAGTTTATCCGCCGTTATGCATCAACAGAAATCAACAAGATTATCACAATTGAAGCGAGTGGCATTGCTCCTGCCATTATGATGGGATTTTTGCTTGACCTTCCTGTGGTCTTTGCGAAGAAGAAAAAGCCTTCGACAATGGGCGATATGCTTTCGACAAGCGTCTTCTCGTTTACCAAACAAAGAGAGTATAACGTCGTGATATCCAAAGAATACCTCGGTAAAGGCGACAAGGTGCTGTTTGTTGATGACTTCTTGGCTTATGGTAATGCGGCGAAAGGAATCATAGATCTTTGTAAAAAGGCAGGTGCAGAGTTAGTGGGTATGGGCTTTATCATAGAGAAAGCATTCCAACATGGTCGTGATGCGATTGAGGCAGCAGGTGTTCGTTGTGAGAGTTTGGCTATCATCGAGTCGCTTGATAACTGTGAGATTAAAATGAGAGAAAAATAA